A genomic window from Cherax quadricarinatus isolate ZL_2023a chromosome 51, ASM3850222v1, whole genome shotgun sequence includes:
- the LOC138854165 gene encoding eye-specific diacylglycerol kinase-like: MNIAKLRHTFMRSRTPTGAEMKQQNSLEVPPQIRSASFDEMQLKPARRESSSSSSSPAERQSFLLRVPYLGPKRSKSFDSGCGDVDDTDSSRKKNSRPSSLDKASHQCVHCVYIDELSRRFSCEGRRLTHNMSLDFMSSLDSSREEAEDELEEDWDEDSSSDELHEVICGIKVTLSPNSPSSASPTQEEVPIPTAATPSPRIKTVSPKLERQPAIFCMNTSTELSSQENSVDLSDGGYSHHGSYLYLGSSSDYGEGEQSGEQGSGGEQGSSGEQGSSEKGIGEEKGRGGERQEGKEEGVTDVFLEVPPRRDRAASLDVSFATFPKPEELIKAATAGLTRSVSLEPPKSLRSKSIDIELPTEEDGNYKVVVTSPKTRR, translated from the coding sequence ATGAACATCGCCAAGCTGCGACACACGTTTATGCGCTCTCGGACGCCTACGGGCGCCGAGATGAAACAACAAAACAGCCTTGAGGTTCCGCCACAGATCCGCTCTGCCTCGTTCGACGAGATGCAGCTCAAGCCGGCTCGGCGAGAGTCGTCGTCATCGTCCTCTTCGCCGGCAGAACGGCAGTCCTTCCTGCTGCGGGTGCCGTACCTCGGGCCGAAGCGTTCCAAAAGCTTCGACTCGGGCTGCGGCGATGTGGACGACACCGACTCCTCCCGCAAAAAGAACTCGCGTCCTTCCTCACTTGACAAAGCGAGCCATCAGTGCGTCCATTGCGTATACATAGATGAGCTCAGCCGACGCTTCAGCTGCGAGGGCagaagactcacccacaacatGTCACTAGACTTCATGAGTAGTCTGGACAGCTCGCGAGAGGAGGCGGAGGACGAGCTGGAGGAAGACTGGGACGAGGACAGCTCCAGCGACGAGCTGCACGAGGTGATCTGTGGCATCAAAGTCACGTTAAGTCCCAACTCTCCCTCGTCGGCGTCTCCCACGCAAGAGGAAGTGCCGATTCCGACAGCGGCTACCCCTTCGCCGCGCATTAAAACCGTGTCCCCGAAGCTGGAGCGTCAGCCTGCCATTTTCTGCATGAACACAAGTACCGAGCTCAGTTCACAGGAAAACAGCGTTGATTTAAGTGACGGTGGTTACAGCCACCATGGTTCCTATTTGTACCTGGGTTCCTCTAGTGATTACGGCGAAGGGGAGCAAAGTGGGGAACAGGGGAGCGGCGGGGAACAGGGAAGCAGTGGGGAACAGGGAAGTAGCGAGAAGGGAATCGGAGAggaaaaagggaggggtggggagaggcaagaaggaaaggaggaagggGTGACAGACGTGTTCTTGGAGGTGCCTCCCCGTCGAGACCGCGCGGCTTCCCTCGACGTGTCCTTCGCTACCTTCCCCAAACCCGAGGAACTGATTAAGGCCGCGACCGCAGGACTCACACGCTCAGTCTCCCTCGAGCCCCCAAAATCTCTCCGATCTAAGAGCATCGATATTGAACTACCCACTGAAGAGGACGGCAACTACAAGGTGGTGGTGACCTCTCCCAAGACCAGGAGGTAG